The window TTTTTCTGTTTATTTTAGTTATACACGCTGTAGCACAAAAAATTGCGAAGAAAAAATGAATCTAATTTAATAGCATTCTAGATACACTATTCTAAGCATTTTCATGTATTTAAAAATATAAAAAAGACCTTTATTAAGACCTTTATTAAGACTTTAATTAAGGTTTTTTTCGTGTTACAATAATTATACAAATAAAAAAGTGAGGTGCTTCGTATGTTGAAAATGTTAGATGTAAAAACAAAATCGATCACAGAAGCTAAAAAAGACTTTTCAAAAATTATAAAAGACACGAGTAAAACAGGAGAACCAACCTTTATTTTTAACCATAATAAACCTGAAGCTGTTATTCTCAGTAATGCCGTGTATGAAAAATTAGTGAATGATTACAACGAAATGGAAAATAAACTATTTTATAGTCAATTAAATGATCGAGTAACAGCCGGACCAGGCGAACTTATTTCAGCTACTGAAGTGATCGAATCAAATCAAGAGCATAACCCATTTGCTGCTTTATCCGATAAGGATCTATTTGATTAATGGCAAAAGTGTTTTTTTGGAAAGAAGCAGAAAAAGACTATAAAAAATTAGACGGCATGTTAAAACAATGGGTAGATGCTGCTGGAGAACGGTTAAAGATCCGAGGATCTGAAATTGGGAAAGATCTTGGAAATACAACGTATTCGAAATTAGCCGGTTTTAAAGAATTAAAGAACCAAAAATTAGGCATTCGTCTCATCTTTAAACCAACAACAGACAATCGTATAGAAATTATTGAGATTGTAGCCATCGGCAAAAGATAAGAAGAAAAAGTATTTTTAACCGCTGAAAAAAGACGAAAAAAGCATCTCTGAAATTGCAACAAAAAAGCTTTTAAAGATCTAATTTTAAGAGAGGCAGCTACTAAAAATAAGCGGCTACCTCTCTTTTTCAATACATGATTTTATCTAATTTCATGTATTAAAAATAGGATTCATTTAATTGCTGATTTTATTTTATCTATTGTCATTCTTATAAAATAGGTTATCGAGATAGTGCCTCATTCCAGATAAAGCGATATCAAGTATTAGCAAAAGGACTTTCTAAATCAGCAGTAGCAATTGCTAACTTAATTGACAAGAATGATAAAAATATAAATAATGGATGGATAGATTTTTAAAAGGAGCTTTTAAATGGAATTCATTTTAATTTTTTTTGAAGAAATATTATCAGCTGTTTTAAAGATTAACAATAAAATAATTAAAAATTTTATTTTAATTATTTTATTGTTAGTAATTTCCGTATTTGTTTTTTTTATGCTGTATATACTTATTGGGGCTATATTTTCGACAGTAAGTTGGATTATAAAGATAATCCTATTTGCTATATTTAGTCCCTGCATGTATGTAATATATATAATTATTTTAAATGGCTATAGCGAATGGAAAAATTAATACCTCTGATGTTTCAATTGCATAGGATACTAAAATTCCAACCACATAAATGGTTGGGATTTTTTCTTGAAAGATGAAGTGACAGTTATAACAGTTGATGAACAAAACAACGTAGAAAAATCAGCAAAATTATCAGGATTTGTTCCGCAGGAAAACGGGACCGGCTTCTTTTTTGGCTTATATTTTATTGCTGAAATGAGTCTACCCAAAATAGACAGTTCGCAGGCATTGATCTGATTAATTTTCTGCTGTCGATTGTGAGTGTCGACTAATTGGTTTAAGAAAAGTCCCCTGCCAAAAAGGCTAAGGGGATTTTTTTGTTTTGCATGAAAAAAATAGTCGGCTATTCCGACGTTTTTCGTGCCTGTTCACGTCGAACCTTTTCAGCCTAAAGGCGAAAAAAGGGGCAGAGTGGACAGACAGTTTTTAGCCTCGCAGAGACCACACTTTACGACGTAAAGTATAGTGGGTTATACTTTGCATGGAAGTCGTACCAAATCAAGACCAACAACAGGAGGTTCTTTTTATGTCTATGATAGTCGCTAGAATGCAAAAAATGAAAGCTCCTAATTTAATCGGAATTGGAAATCATAACCGACGAAGGATAGAAAATCACTCGAATAAAGATATTGATTTATCACGTTCTCATTTGAAATATGATTTAGTTGGTAGAGCTTATAATTATAAAACCGATATTGAAAAATATATTAACGAAAATAAAGCGAGTCCTCGAGCTATTCGGAAAGATGCTGTACTAGTAAGTGAATGGATTATTTCAAGTGATACTGCTTTTTTTAAAGATTTAGACGAAGACCAAACAGCGAGCTTTTTTCGTAGTGCTAGAGCTTATTTTGGGCAAAAATATGGGGATCAAAATATCCGATATGCTCAAGTACATATGGACGAGAACACTCCACATATGCACTTAGGAATTGTACCTTTTACAAAAGATAAACGCTTATCTGCTAAAACAGTCTTTGACCGTCAAGCTTTGCAAACCATTCAAGAAGATTTCCCGAAATATTTAAAAGAGGGCGGTTTTGATATTGAACGTGGGCAGGAACATTCGAATAAAAAACATTTAACAGTAGACGAATATAAAAAGCTTAAAGACCGTACTGAACTTAAAAATCTTAAAGAAATAGAACAAGAATTAAATGGGAAAAATCAAGTTTCCCAATCAGAATTAAAAAAATTAAAAAAAGAATACGGGGATTTAGAACAAGGATATGATGGTCTGGTTGCAAAAGTTATTAGTGCAGACAAAGAATTTAAAGTTAAAGAAAGTGACTTAACGCGATTTGGATATCGTGAAAATCATGAAATAGAAAAGAAGCCTGTCCTTCTTAAAAGAGGTTACTCAGTCGTTAAAACTAGCGATTTAGAACAGTTAGAAAAAGCTGCTAGTTTTTCTCTTTTAGCAACTAAAAAATATGATAAGGAAAATACTAGAAAAATAGTTTTAGAAAGACAATTAGAAAATGAAAAAGCTTTAACTAAAGACTTAAGCGAAAGGCTTAAACAAACGCATAAACAACTTAATTCAGTTCAAAAAAAGCTTGATTCATTTATAGAAAAATTTACGGATCAATGGAGCTTTGCAAAAGAATATGTTAAACAAGCTTTTGGTAAAAATTTAGATGGAGTGTATGCAGGGTTTCAAGAGAAACAACAAGAAAAACAGCAAAAAACTTCTAGGAAAGCAAGTAGAGATGACTTATCACGTTAAATAAGGGCTCAAAAATCGTTTCTAAGACGTTTTAAGTCTGTTTGCACATAAATACTAGTGAGTGATTATAAAACTGTTTAAACGTGCTTATTTGTCTTTTTATAAGTACTTGGGTATGTAGGGCTTGCCCTGCACGAACGAAGTGAGCTATATACTCATTTACATATTAGTTAAAACAAGCTTTTTAGCGTTTCTACTAAAAGTTCTCACATTACCCTCTCTCTTCATTGCAAATGGAGCGAAGCGACTTCTTTTGACCTTCTAAGATGCTTTTTAGCTTGCGAAGCAAGATTTCCTTTAACTGATCTGTCACTTGATTTTAAATTGTTATATGCGATAATAAAGATACAAAAAGATATTCACGAT of the Carnobacterium alterfunditum DSM 5972 genome contains:
- a CDS encoding type II toxin-antitoxin system Phd/YefM family antitoxin; this encodes MLKMLDVKTKSITEAKKDFSKIIKDTSKTGEPTFIFNHNKPEAVILSNAVYEKLVNDYNEMENKLFYSQLNDRVTAGPGELISATEVIESNQEHNPFAALSDKDLFD
- the mobV gene encoding MobV family relaxase codes for the protein MIVARMQKMKAPNLIGIGNHNRRRIENHSNKDIDLSRSHLKYDLVGRAYNYKTDIEKYINENKASPRAIRKDAVLVSEWIISSDTAFFKDLDEDQTASFFRSARAYFGQKYGDQNIRYAQVHMDENTPHMHLGIVPFTKDKRLSAKTVFDRQALQTIQEDFPKYLKEGGFDIERGQEHSNKKHLTVDEYKKLKDRTELKNLKEIEQELNGKNQVSQSELKKLKKEYGDLEQGYDGLVAKVISADKEFKVKESDLTRFGYRENHEIEKKPVLLKRGYSVVKTSDLEQLEKAASFSLLATKKYDKENTRKIVLERQLENEKALTKDLSERLKQTHKQLNSVQKKLDSFIEKFTDQWSFAKEYVKQAFGKNLDGVYAGFQEKQQEKQQKTSRKASRDDLSR